In one Populus nigra chromosome 12, ddPopNigr1.1, whole genome shotgun sequence genomic region, the following are encoded:
- the LOC133669623 gene encoding SNF1-related protein kinase catalytic subunit alpha KIN10-like isoform X1 gives MEGSSRKKRSRVEMLSPNYKLGKTLGYGSFGEVKLAEHKLTGLHVAIKILNRHEMKKQGMEEKARREIKILKMLMHPHIVRLYEVIETSSNIFVVMEYANCGELFEYILEKGRLEEDEARSFFQQTISGLEFCHRNMVVHRDLKPENLLLDSKHNVKIADFGLSNIMQDGHFLKTNCGSYNYAAPEVLARKLYVGPEVDIWSCGVILYALLCGSLPFDDESIPNLLRKIKGGIYSIPRYLSPGATDMISKMLVVDPMRRMNMPEIRQHPWFQAHLPRYLAVPLPDTMQYAKKIDVEIFQEVVKLGFDGKQLTEALICRTQNEATVTYHLLLDHQLRDSNGYLGAEIQETTESSLSSMHPDEPSSSTGRLLPGHINNQGLALQLPGNRKWALGLQSRAHPHEIMIVVLRALQELTVCWKKIGDYNMKCRWIPGTLEPHKGKAMAVNDHPVHNSDLLAQPSIVEKDAIMNPPNVVKFEVQLYKSHEEKYLLDLQRVEGPQLLFLDLCAAFLVQLRVL, from the exons ATGGAAGGATCATCTCGTAAAAAACGCAGCCGTGTGGAGATGCTTTCACCAAATTACAAGCTTGGTAAAACTCTTGGATATGGCTCCTTTGGAGAGGTGAAGCTTGCTGAGCATAAATTGACAGGTCTTCATGTTGCCATCAAAATACTTAATCGCCATGAGATGAAAAAACAGGGGATGGAAGAAAAAG CGAGGAGAGAAATCAAAATCTTGAAAATGCTAATGCATCCTCATATTGTACGACTGTATGAGGTTATTGAAACATCATCTAATATATTTGTTGTAATGGAGTATGCCAACTGTGGGGAACTCTTTGAATATATTTTGGAGAAGGGTAGGTTAGAAGAAGATGAGGCACGCAGTTTTTTCCAGCAG ACAATTTCTGGTCTCGAATTTTGCCACAGGAATATGGTTGTTCATAGAGACCTTAAGCCCGAGAATTTGCTGTTAGATTCTAAGCACAATGTGAAGATTGCTGATTTTGGTTTGAGCAATATAATGCAAGACGGTCATTTTCTAAAGACAAATTGTGGAAGTTACAACTATGCTGCCCCAGAG GTCCTAGCTAGGAAATTGTATGTTGGGCCTGAAGTGGATATATGGAGCTGTGGTGTTATATTGTATGCTCTTCTTTGTGGTTCACTACCATTTGATGATGAAAGCATTCCCAATCTCCTCAGGAAAATAAAG GGTGGCATATATTCTATTCCCCGATATTTGTCACCTGGTGCAACAGATATGATCTCAAAGATGCTTGTGGTTGATCCAATGAGAAGAATGAACATGCCTGAAATTCGTCAGCACCCGTGGTTCCAAGCTCACCTTCCACGTTATTTGGCTGTTCCCCTGCCAGATACTATGCAATATGCTAAGAAG ATTGATGTAGAGATTTTTCAGGAAGTGGTCAAGCTGGGATTTGATGGGAAACAACTAACCGAAGCCCTTATATGCAGAACGCAAAATGAG GCAACCGTTACATACCATTTGTTATTGGACCATCAATTACGTGATTCTAATGGTTATCTTGGAGCTGAGATCCAAGAGACTACG GAAAGTAGTCTCAGTTCTATGCATCCAGATGAGCCTTCTTCATCAACAGGGCGCTTACTTCCAGGACATATTAATAATCAAGGATTGGCTTTACAGCTTCCGGGCAATAGGAAATGGGCTCTTGGACTTCAG TCTCGAGCTCATCCTCATGAAATAATGATAGTAGTTCTCAGAGCTCTGCAAGAACTGACTGTGTGCTGGAAGAAAATTGGTGATTACAATATGAAGTGCAGGTGGATTCCTGGCACTCTTGAACCTCACAAAGGCAAAGCCATGGCAGTGAACGACCACCCTGTTCATAATTCTGATTTACTTGCGCAGCCCTCCATTGTTGAGAAAGATGCAATCATGAACCCACCAAATGTGGTGAAGTTTGAAGTGCAG CTTTACAAATCTCACGAGGAAAAATACTTACTTGATCTACAAAGAGTCGAGGGTCCTCAGTTACTCTTCTTGGATCTTTGTGCAGCTTTCCTTGTACAGCTCAGAGTCCTTTAA
- the LOC133669623 gene encoding SNF1-related protein kinase catalytic subunit alpha KIN10-like isoform X2, with the protein MEGSSRKKRSRVEMLSPNYKLGKTLGYGSFGEVKLAEHKLTGLHVAIKILNRHEMKKQGMEEKARREIKILKMLMHPHIVRLYETISGLEFCHRNMVVHRDLKPENLLLDSKHNVKIADFGLSNIMQDGHFLKTNCGSYNYAAPEVLARKLYVGPEVDIWSCGVILYALLCGSLPFDDESIPNLLRKIKGGIYSIPRYLSPGATDMISKMLVVDPMRRMNMPEIRQHPWFQAHLPRYLAVPLPDTMQYAKKIDVEIFQEVVKLGFDGKQLTEALICRTQNEATVTYHLLLDHQLRDSNGYLGAEIQETTESSLSSMHPDEPSSSTGRLLPGHINNQGLALQLPGNRKWALGLQSRAHPHEIMIVVLRALQELTVCWKKIGDYNMKCRWIPGTLEPHKGKAMAVNDHPVHNSDLLAQPSIVEKDAIMNPPNVVKFEVQLYKSHEEKYLLDLQRVEGPQLLFLDLCAAFLVQLRVL; encoded by the exons ATGGAAGGATCATCTCGTAAAAAACGCAGCCGTGTGGAGATGCTTTCACCAAATTACAAGCTTGGTAAAACTCTTGGATATGGCTCCTTTGGAGAGGTGAAGCTTGCTGAGCATAAATTGACAGGTCTTCATGTTGCCATCAAAATACTTAATCGCCATGAGATGAAAAAACAGGGGATGGAAGAAAAAG CGAGGAGAGAAATCAAAATCTTGAAAATGCTAATGCATCCTCATATTGTACGACTGTATGAG ACAATTTCTGGTCTCGAATTTTGCCACAGGAATATGGTTGTTCATAGAGACCTTAAGCCCGAGAATTTGCTGTTAGATTCTAAGCACAATGTGAAGATTGCTGATTTTGGTTTGAGCAATATAATGCAAGACGGTCATTTTCTAAAGACAAATTGTGGAAGTTACAACTATGCTGCCCCAGAG GTCCTAGCTAGGAAATTGTATGTTGGGCCTGAAGTGGATATATGGAGCTGTGGTGTTATATTGTATGCTCTTCTTTGTGGTTCACTACCATTTGATGATGAAAGCATTCCCAATCTCCTCAGGAAAATAAAG GGTGGCATATATTCTATTCCCCGATATTTGTCACCTGGTGCAACAGATATGATCTCAAAGATGCTTGTGGTTGATCCAATGAGAAGAATGAACATGCCTGAAATTCGTCAGCACCCGTGGTTCCAAGCTCACCTTCCACGTTATTTGGCTGTTCCCCTGCCAGATACTATGCAATATGCTAAGAAG ATTGATGTAGAGATTTTTCAGGAAGTGGTCAAGCTGGGATTTGATGGGAAACAACTAACCGAAGCCCTTATATGCAGAACGCAAAATGAG GCAACCGTTACATACCATTTGTTATTGGACCATCAATTACGTGATTCTAATGGTTATCTTGGAGCTGAGATCCAAGAGACTACG GAAAGTAGTCTCAGTTCTATGCATCCAGATGAGCCTTCTTCATCAACAGGGCGCTTACTTCCAGGACATATTAATAATCAAGGATTGGCTTTACAGCTTCCGGGCAATAGGAAATGGGCTCTTGGACTTCAG TCTCGAGCTCATCCTCATGAAATAATGATAGTAGTTCTCAGAGCTCTGCAAGAACTGACTGTGTGCTGGAAGAAAATTGGTGATTACAATATGAAGTGCAGGTGGATTCCTGGCACTCTTGAACCTCACAAAGGCAAAGCCATGGCAGTGAACGACCACCCTGTTCATAATTCTGATTTACTTGCGCAGCCCTCCATTGTTGAGAAAGATGCAATCATGAACCCACCAAATGTGGTGAAGTTTGAAGTGCAG CTTTACAAATCTCACGAGGAAAAATACTTACTTGATCTACAAAGAGTCGAGGGTCCTCAGTTACTCTTCTTGGATCTTTGTGCAGCTTTCCTTGTACAGCTCAGAGTCCTTTAA
- the LOC133669623 gene encoding SNF1-related protein kinase catalytic subunit alpha KIN10-like isoform X3: MEGSSRKKRSRVEMLSPNYKLGKTLGYGSFGEVKLAEHKLTGLHVAIKILNRHEMKKQGMEEKARREIKILKMLMHPHIVRLYEVIETSSNIFVVMEYANCGELFEYILEKGRLEEDEARSFFQQTISGLEFCHRNMVVHRDLKPENLLLDSKHNVKIADFGLSNIMQDGHFLKTNCGSYNYAAPEVLARKLYVGPEVDIWSCGVILYALLCGSLPFDDESIPNLLRKIKGGIYSIPRYLSPGATDMISKMLVVDPMRRMNMPEIRQHPWFQAHLPRYLAVPLPDTMQYAKKIDVEIFQEVVKLGFDGKQLTEALICRTQNEATVTYHLLLDHQLRDSNGYLGAEIQETTVCLSFPCLLYRGKNVVDILIYVGK; this comes from the exons ATGGAAGGATCATCTCGTAAAAAACGCAGCCGTGTGGAGATGCTTTCACCAAATTACAAGCTTGGTAAAACTCTTGGATATGGCTCCTTTGGAGAGGTGAAGCTTGCTGAGCATAAATTGACAGGTCTTCATGTTGCCATCAAAATACTTAATCGCCATGAGATGAAAAAACAGGGGATGGAAGAAAAAG CGAGGAGAGAAATCAAAATCTTGAAAATGCTAATGCATCCTCATATTGTACGACTGTATGAGGTTATTGAAACATCATCTAATATATTTGTTGTAATGGAGTATGCCAACTGTGGGGAACTCTTTGAATATATTTTGGAGAAGGGTAGGTTAGAAGAAGATGAGGCACGCAGTTTTTTCCAGCAG ACAATTTCTGGTCTCGAATTTTGCCACAGGAATATGGTTGTTCATAGAGACCTTAAGCCCGAGAATTTGCTGTTAGATTCTAAGCACAATGTGAAGATTGCTGATTTTGGTTTGAGCAATATAATGCAAGACGGTCATTTTCTAAAGACAAATTGTGGAAGTTACAACTATGCTGCCCCAGAG GTCCTAGCTAGGAAATTGTATGTTGGGCCTGAAGTGGATATATGGAGCTGTGGTGTTATATTGTATGCTCTTCTTTGTGGTTCACTACCATTTGATGATGAAAGCATTCCCAATCTCCTCAGGAAAATAAAG GGTGGCATATATTCTATTCCCCGATATTTGTCACCTGGTGCAACAGATATGATCTCAAAGATGCTTGTGGTTGATCCAATGAGAAGAATGAACATGCCTGAAATTCGTCAGCACCCGTGGTTCCAAGCTCACCTTCCACGTTATTTGGCTGTTCCCCTGCCAGATACTATGCAATATGCTAAGAAG ATTGATGTAGAGATTTTTCAGGAAGTGGTCAAGCTGGGATTTGATGGGAAACAACTAACCGAAGCCCTTATATGCAGAACGCAAAATGAG GCAACCGTTACATACCATTTGTTATTGGACCATCAATTACGTGATTCTAATGGTTATCTTGGAGCTGAGATCCAAGAGACTACGGTGTGTTTATCTTTCCCATGTTTACTTTACAGGGGAAAAAATGTTGTcgacattttaatttatgttg GAAAGTAG